A single region of the Salvelinus sp. IW2-2015 linkage group LG20, ASM291031v2, whole genome shotgun sequence genome encodes:
- the LOC111981148 gene encoding protein Tob2 encodes MHLEVKVALNFIVSYLYNKLPRRRADLFGEELEXILLSXYEGHWYPEAPLRGSAFRCXHLGAPRDPVVDLAARRSGLDTXEVRANVPPELSVWIDPYEVSYQIGEKGAVKVLYLEDPSGLGGEGEMVEVVXGVSKGDMEVEEAKSLGFNPEAQVFVPIGAQISPVLLPSLSSSPTPLSASSCPVIFSYPSSSTPTNPTAHSSNTSTPSPPSGGLPYLPSQQPTAALPSTRPPLQPITFTTASFAATKFGSTKMKKCGGSGSAGGSGVGMPPPQRMLACSPTNISPPGLLKHKPLSVSLHSLGAQXPSQLSPNAKEFVYPXSPGPXYFDNDAPXILXHSSPFQXPHPXHSHPSFDPFSSPPPGPAVGIIGGSGGISYIEKPSFVEGLGGYNLQYPSQAFQPVVLAN; translated from the coding sequence ATGCACCTAGAGGTAAAGGTAGCTCTGAATTTCATTGTGTCCTACCTGTACAACAAACTGCCCCGTCGTCGTGCTGACCTCTTCGGGGAGGAGTTGGAGCYGATACTGTTGTCGCYCTATGAAGGCCACTGGTACCCTGAAGCTCCTCTGCGGGGCTCTGCCTTCCGCTGCRTGCACCTAGGGGCCCCCAGGGACCCAGTGGTGGAYCTAGCTGCSAGGAGAAGTGGACTGGACACAGAMGAAGTGCGTGCCAATGTCCCCCCTGAGCTGAGTGTGTGGATCGACCCCTATGAGGTGTCCTACCAAATCGGGGAGAAGGGAGCCGTTAAGGTCCTGTACTTGGAGGATCCATCCGGCTTAGGTGGGGAAGGCGAAATGGTGGAAGTAGTAAMTGGAGTGAGTAAAGGGGACATGGAGGTAGAGGAGGCCAAGAGCTTAGGGTTCAACCCTGAGGCCCAGGTGTTTGTTCCAATTGGAGCCCAGATATCTCCAGTTCTGCTTCCTTCCCTCTCCAGCTCACCCACACCCCTCTCGGCCTCATCCTGCCCAGTGATTTTCAGCTATCCCAGCTCCAGCACACCCACGAACCCAACTGCCCACTCCTCTAACACATCCACACCTTCACCTCCAAGTGGGGGACTCCCTTACCTCCCCTCTCAGCAGCCAACGGCTGCCCTTCCCAGCACCCGTCCACCGCTGCAGCCCATCACCTTCACCACGGCCAGTTTCGCCGCCACAAAATTTGGCTCCACCAAGATGAAGAAGTGTGGCGGTTCCGGATCGGCTGGCGGCTCGGGTGTAGGCATGCCCCCGCCACAGAGGATGCTCGCCTGTTCCCCCACCAACATCTCTCCCCCAGGGCTGCTGAAACACAAGCCCCTCTCAGTCTCCCTGCACTCCCTGGGGGCTCAGATRCCCAGCCAGCTCTCCCCRAATGCRAAAGAGTTTGTTTACCCGYCATCCCCAGGGCCRSTATACTTTGACAACGATGCTCCGCRRATACTWRCACACTCAAGCCCCTTCCAGCWCCCTCACCCCYCCCACTCCCACCCCTCKTTTGACCCATTCTCCAGTCCCCCACCTGGTCCAGCTGTTGGCATCATCGGTGGTAGCGGTGGGATTTCTTACATTGAGAAGCCCTCATTTGTYGAGGGMYTAGGGGGGTATAACCTGCAATATCCCAGCCAGGCCTTCCAGCCGGTGGTGCTGGCCAACTAA
- the LOC111981320 gene encoding thyrotroph embryonic factor, giving the protein MDIPPPNILEGDDEIEKKKLCSADNGEAGVGGASGGTGGTGIGGVSASLTPAIWEKTIPYDGETFHLEYMDLDEFLQENGIPVTLEEELQKSLAQXETKGTRPPFTTSDTETVTLTLEPAEQEKEEEDGDDEDAVSGFEAAEVEVSKNKKEGKSADRLTPTPIDPEDIEVDINFQPDPTDLVLSRVPGGELFNPRKHKFSEEDLKPQPMIKKAKKVFVPTEQKDDKYWSRRKKNNVAAKRSRDARRLKENQITVRASFLERENAALRQQVAELRKDCGRCNNIMSRYEAKYGPL; this is encoded by the exons ATGGACATTCCCCCACCTAATATTCTAGAAGGCGACGATG AAATAGAGAAGAAGAAGTTGTGCTCTGCTGATAATGGCGAGGCCGGTGTTGGAGGGGCCAGTGgtggaactggaggtaccggcatTGGAGGGGTGTCCGCCTCCCTTACGCCTGCCATCTGGGAGAAGACCATCCCCTATGATGGGGAGACCTTCCACTTGGAGTACATGGACCTGGATGAGTTCCTGCAGGAGAATGGCATCCCAGTCACCCTAGAGGAGGAGCTGCAGAAGAGCCTGGCCCAGGWGGAAACCAAGGGGACAAGACCCCCTTTCACCACCTCTGACACAGAGACRGTCACACTCACCTTAGAGCCAGCTGAacaagagaaggaagaagaagatggggacgATGAAGATGCTGTGTCTGGGTTTGAAGCAGCGGAGGTTGAAGtgtctaaaaataaaaaag AGGGGAAGTCTGCAGACCGACTCACACCCACTCCCATCGACCCGGAGGACATTGAGGTGGACATCAACTTCCAGCCGGACCCCACAGACCTGGTGCTGTCCAGRGTGCCTGGGGGTGAGCTGTTCAACCCACGCAAACACAAGTTCTCTGARGAGGACCTCAAACCACAGCCCATGATcaagaaggccaaaaaggtcTTTGTGCCCACTGAGCAGAAG GACGATAAATACTGGTCGAGGAGGAAGAAGAACAATGTGGCAGCCAAACGTTCACGTGACGCTCGGCGGCTGAAGGAGAACCAGATCACAGTGCGCGCTTCGTTTCTGGAGAGGGAAAATGCTGCGTTGCGGCAACAAGTGGCTGAGTTGCGAAAGGACTGTGGTCGCTGCAAYAACATCATGTCCCGATATGAAGCCAAATACGGACCATTGTAA